taaatcaatGCAAATGAGTTCCATTGAAGATTAGGATTTATCTCAGTTATAAGAATTGATTGTAGAAATaaaaatgtatttatttatttcaataaattaattttagttataaaagACGTTTTACATTATCAATTTctccttaaatttaaattaattagaaaatattcaTTGATTAACCCTAGTCAATaaacaatttaaataatatacattgaatttaatttatcaaccgTCTTAAGAATTAGAGAAATTCAATTATAACTAACAAATTAATTTGCGTGTCGAGTTCAAATTATATTATGCAATTTcttaattgttatttattgttgaATATCTTAAACAATTATGAATTTCAAGtatttaaactaacaatatatcactttgaaaatatgaataatagaatatattaatcaataacaaagtaataataatattaagaattgaaattgtataaatattaaaataataaaaaatgaacaAACTGAAATTTCACCGTCTGCGACTAGAAATAAAGATTTTAGCTACACATtgtttaaaagaaaatacaaaaagaattaataaaagagatcgGCAGAAGAAGAGATGATGATGCTCGTGGCTACTGCCCAAGCTAAGTATTTATAACAGTTGAACTtaactgaattttttttaatccctTTGAAAATAATAGATCTTGATTTTTTTGATTGGAATCctcctttaatttattttcattaggaGAATATTTCTTAATTCACGGAATATATCATGCCGCACGTaaagtgaaaagaaaaaataaggtCCCGCATCTTTAAATgagaaaatctaaatttttatttcaaatttgaattagtTTTTCACTTGCTGTTAACTATTGATATAGGCTATTGATTTGTCCAAAGGTTTGGATAAATCTCTTTTCCAATCTTTTAACTGAATTATTATCAACTCAGTTAAAGAATTTGAACAAATTTTAGTTCTATAAAATAGATCAGCCAGTAGATTTATCCAAATCGTTGATCAAGTCAggttcattaatttttttcattattttcattGCATCTACCACTCTTACACTTTTCTgtaaaagaatattaaaaaaaaatacaaattaattaaaaaaatactcaaTTCAATGTTGaaaataatatgatatataCACTGAAATTGTGTTCCATCATGTAGATTGAATTTATGGGTTCTGGCCATAGTAATACTTTTTCTAGTGCTTCAAATATGCGTTTGAGATGATAAAAATTGTGTCAACAATGGCATTTGTCAAGGTCACAGCCTTGTAGATCATTTTGAAGCAACTTATCTCGTATCACTATTAACTAGGACTTcaagctattacataaagcaGCACAGACTATGGTAATGTCTGGAGATCAGGGTACACATGAAAATCACTTTACTTGAACTAATTTTATCCTTAACCGAAtccatttcaaatttaattaaaatattttctaagtaATActgagaataaaaataaaattaaaattctataaATTTCAGGTTGTTTAAACCGATGCTGGGATAAGAAACTTAAAAAATGGAAATCacgtaaaaaataataaatatgataaaaatgaagCACATCACTACAAACTATAAAgtataaaatcaataaaatttaaattgataataaatagtaaaatataaatcaattaaataatatttttattaaaaatgaaataattttattgataaaatgtgTTCATTACTTTTGATTGCTTGTAATTTAGGAGAGAGAAAGGTTTTTATTGAGTTTTTGGGCTTTTTatccttttaaattaaaaaaaattatttattattttaggtTCATTGATAAACTtatttgtcaaaaaaaaaaaaatttaactgatTATGTGACTTTTAGAACCTCTCGTAAGAGGTGTCAAAAGTGTTTGTATTTTAGTTTTACAAACATACTAagagatatttttttaaaaaaatatttaatatattttttaaaatcaattaattaattaattaattttctcctattataaaattaaataataatttttaatcttaaaataattaaaaaaaataaaaaatctaaaagtaaaaaaaaatatctaaaaagtaACAGTGAGATGAGTCGTGACTTGGCAGTCATGTACATGGGCCCTGAAGCTGACTTGGTGAGATTTGATAGGTTAGTGGTACGCGTTCCATTCACGAGATCAAAATGCGCATCAGCAACATCACTTAGTCAAATTACCGAAAAAGCCCCGACTCTGCATATATATGACGCTAGGCGCCGCCTACACCCCAAGGACAAGGAAGTCacatattaaaaagaaataaacctTTGAATACGAAAGAGTTTCGGAGGGAGAAGAGAACGAATCAAACAAGATAAATCGAAAATTTATGATTTAAGAAGAAAAGAGATTGTCTTAATTCTTTTCGTTTCGAAAATGATAGGATGGCTAAAGCAGCTAAGAAATGCTTTTGGCGCTTCATTTCTATGGCTCATTTGCTTGATTTACTTCACTCAGGTTTCAATCATTTCTCCCTCTCTCTTTGTGTTCTACAGAAATGAATTTCCTGCTGTCAAATTGATCTTCTGCTGTTATTGAGTAATGTTAAATTGGTAGAAGAGTGCAGGGATGCGATCATATGGGAAATCTTCTTCGGTTTTTGTGCTTTCGaggatttattgattttaaaattttatggggTGATTTTGTTGATTTAGAAGTGTACCAGATatgttaattttgataaatttgttGGTGGGATGGCTTTTTGAAGTTATGTTTTTGCTAATCAGAGTTTGCATTTTCTTAATCGCTTGGAGCAGCTAAGTTAATGTGCATTTGTTTATTTGCTTAGCTAACTAGGTGTTGTTTCAAGCTTTTGGAAGTAGGTGGTCTTCGTCGAGAAACAAAATGTTTGCTTTATGAAGAAAAATAAGTACTTTTGATACGTTGATGAAATTAAGTGACCTGTTTTCTGTTAGTTTCGTAGTCAAATATACTACTGGAATGGCATTCCTTTGTAGATGTATGAATAATGTTATAACCTGTTTTAATTTCTCATGTTCATAGATTTTTTGCAACTGTTTCGCTGTTGGAGACCTTGTAACTCAAACAATAAATAGCTTAATATAATTCCTTTCCTACCTGCttcaaaattaatattgaaGGAGGAGTTTAATGAACTTCACAAATAACGACGACAGTgtttcttttttatctttttatcaaTGATCCAGGATATGAATCTTAAATATGATTTGACTCTTCTTATAAAATGTTTTGCATAGGACTGGTTTTGTTATGAAGTTGATGTTATTATTAAGCCAACCCAACTCAAGTTTTAGGCCAGCTTCTCTTCCTTCTACTCAATGCCTTTTAACTGGCAGGCCTTTGGTTGTAGTTTGGACTGGATTATAAAGTTGAAAACTATTCATAaactttctctcttttttcctcTGCTGATGGCTAGCCCTCTGGTGTAAGATAATATAAAACTTGGTCTAATTTGGATTGTGGTAATGGTATTTTGTGGATACTTGtctaaagcttttttttttttccagttgTTATTTGCCCTCTTTTGTTGAAATTCCATCAACTTATCATTCTTCGCTTTATCTTAAAAATATGAATGTAGGGTTTCAGATCCTTTGTATGGACTGCCGTTTCCTATCACCTGAAAGACAGGCTTAAGTTGTCACCCTCGGCCTCCCAATTTGTATCTTCAGTAGCGTTTTTCCCATGGAGCATAAAACCATTATACGGGTATAATCCTTTCTTTCCCACACTCTGTGCAAGGATATATTGTAGCTTTGCCTATCTACATCCATCCTTATTTGTTCCTTTTCTATTCTAATGTGGTTTTTTTGTGGCATTTATATGATTGATGCAAATGAAGGAACTCTATCTTGCTTTTCATAGCAATGTTATGAAAGTTGCAACCTTTCCAGCACACAGATTTATATTGAAACATCAGGCATGGTGTCGCTTCTCATGACTTTCTCATTATCATAGTTGTTAAAACTAATGAATGCTAAAGAAACAACAACGATTCATTTTgaaatgcatatatatataaataaaactaaaaattatagCATGATCATTTAGCAACAACAAAATTCACATATGAAATTTGTCTTTGCATATTGTCATATATGTTTTTAATTCCTCATGGTACTTTAGAAATCCCTCCCTTTCTTTATGAGTTATTTTACACTTCTATTTATTGGATTGTTCTTTTTTCACGTGTTCTGTAGAATTTTGTCAGACTGCTTTCCTATCAAGGGAAGAAAAAGGATACCCTACCTAGTaattgcaactgttctttctcTAGTGCCATGGCCTGTTCTAGGCTTAAATGCATTCTTCAGAAGTTCCAGATGGCACATTAGTGTCTTATTGACAGTGCAAAACTTGGGCTCTGCTATGGCAGATGTTGTGGTGGACGCAATGATTGCTGAGGCAGTAAGGTTTGAGATGTAAGTGCATATGTTGAGCCTTTTTTCCATTTCCATATACATGCTAAGCCTCTGGACTATGAATGTAATAATTGACATGCGACCTTAATGGTTATTTAAGTCAGCTAACTATGAAAATTAATTTGGCCAAGTAAAATATTTCATCTGCCAAGTATGCTATGGTGGTAACTTTCCCCCCTTCTGCAGAAGTCGATAATTCATAACTGTATTATGTGATGCTGCTCTTGTTGCAGGCTTCGATTTATTTGGCATGCCTCTATGTTGCAAAAATTGACATATGATATATTTTCCTGGTTGTTGTTTTACATGGTTTAGTTAATTTCCTTAAGATACTTACAATTGTCATTAAACAGGGCCTCATTTGCGGGAGATCTCCAGTCGATATCTTGGTTATCTATGGCATTGGGTGGAATATGTGGCAGTTTGTTAGGAGGATATGCATTGACCAACATACAGATAGAAACAATTTTCCTCCTTTTTTCAGTGCTGCCAGCCATACAGTTATTATCATGTGGTTTGGTTAAGGAGAATCATATAGGCAGTAAAGGTTTGGCCGAGTTTGATAATTCTGTAAGCAGCTCCCataaagagaaagagaatgCTATTATTTTGGATGAAGATAGATTCTCATTAAAGAAATCTAATAGGAGTGCATCGAGAAGAAAGAATAGCCAAAAGCATAAAACAAGGAGGACAGCAATTAGTGCTAAATCACAGATCTCTGATAAGGAAAGTTACTTAGCTCTGAATTGGTTACACTCTCTAAAAGCAGCCACTTACAGTTTAATAGAAGCTTTTAGGCAGCCAATCATTCTGAGGTAACTCCTAACAGATCTTGAATCACTCGGTTATTATTGTCAAATGGTTGAAGGTCATTTATTGTCAAATGGTTGAAGGTCATTTATTAATTTGCTTTCTTTAAAGGTTTAGCCATTTTTAGGCTTTAATTGAGAATATGAGTTTAGTGTTTTGTTTGTATTTATGCCAATAAATGTTGGTTCATGGACTAATTAATCTGTATTACAGATTAAGTGGTCAAATTTTTAAACCGGCTTTTTGCATATGTTATCATCAAGTATAACAGGATCAACTGTAGTGTAAACTGTAACGTGCCTATCTTAATGTCAATCTAGCTGTTTGTAAGGATTATtgtttcctctttttttttttttttttgcataatCTACCAACCACATTcagttttattattctaatcgTGGTTGCTTTTGCTCTTACCTTGGTATTGGGAAGACCAGACCAATGACTTGGTTTTTCCTAGCACACATCACTGTTCCAAACCTCTCAACAGTCATGTTCTACTACCAGACTGAGTACTTGAACTTGAATGCATCCTTTTTGGGGACTGTCCGTGTTGTTGGATGGTTGGGCCTCATGCTTGGTACCTTCGCTTACAATCGCTATCTAAAGAGTATGAAATTGCGGAAGATTCTCCTGTAAGTAGTTCGTATTTGCAGAAAGTATTTGCTGGCAAAGTTGCCACATCTTCTTCAATTCTATTTGTCTAATTACACTTTATCCTGCTTTTCCTATATAATACAGGTCAGCTCATATTGGGTTGTCCTTAATGAGCGTCCTAGATATGATCTTAGTGTCTCGAATCAGCCTTGCCTATGGAATTTCAGATAAGATCATGGTGCTTTGTGGATCTGCCCTGGCTGACGCTATTAACCAATTCAAGTATGGGATTATTTCACGGCATTCATATATGCAAATTCGATATTACAACGCATGCATGCATGAATGATCCACATTGTTATCAATTGACTAAGATGACTAATCTCCATAATATTGTTACTTGTCTGGAATCATACCTGTAGGTTGATGCCGTTCCTCATTTTATCCGGCCAGTTATGCCCTCCAGGAATTGAAGGAACTTTATTTGCACTCTTTATGTCAATAAACAACTTGGGTTCAACGCTGGGATCATTCGCTGGTGCTGCACTGGCTTCATTTTTGAACCTATCATCTGGATCTTTTGACAACCTGCTATTGGGCATTGCCATCCAAGTCTTCTGCACCTATATTCCAGTTGTCCTTCTATTTTTGATACCAAAACATGCTACAGGGATATCAACATAGTTTGGAATTCATTCTCAATATAGAATTAGAATACAATTATCTAGCAACACAAAAATGGATAGGATTTCTTTCGCTGATTTTTTTTGGCTGACTAGCGGCTGAGACACACAGATATGCACTCTGAAATCAGGAGATGTTGCTAATTGATATATACTTTGTCATTGTAGATCTTTGGCTAAAGCATATACAATGTGAAATACAGAATGTCACAATTTGACCAAATTATCAATTAtatgtttcttttttaaaaaattattgtgcaTTTATATAAGCTCaatcttttataaatattagattaaatatttgtattgagatttataataatttctactcttttttttccaattttagAGTTTACATCAATTAAGCTATTAATGAATTTAGGCATGATTATTAACTTCAATCTGTACTAACACCATTAGTCtaatttagtaattttattgaaataaaaaatgtaCTTAATTTATGAATGAATACCATATTTTAGAAATAATTATGGATATGAACCGAAATTAAATGATCatattcaaattaataataagttCAGTGAGCATATTGAAAACAAAATTAAGCCACCtttataattaaaacaaaatgTTTTACCGGTAATAAGTGATtagaataaaacaaaaattaaattatttgggaaaaataatttagtagCACACATTCAGAAGCCACTCTTATCAAAGCCAGGTTTCGATCCTGGGACCTGTGGGTTATGGGCCCACCACGCTTCCGCTGCGCCACTTTGATGGTTGATATTTTGTTGATCTTTTTACTTTACAGCCTTCTCTCTATCCCCCTACTAATGGCCAGTGCCTCTCACCACCATCTGCTGACCACTCCTCTTGACAGAAACAGAGCGTCATCTATCATACAACGATTCAAGATATTTGATCCAAATCCAGAATAAAAGGAGGATATCTTTAGAGAAGAATGAGGAGGAGGCCTGGAATTGGCGGGTTACAAACGGCTGCTGCTGCTCGGGTTTGTTTCCTGTTTAGGCTATTTGATGTCTTTGATTATTGATTCTCGTTAATTGCTAATCTGTTTTTGAATTTATATTGAAGGACCAATATCGATTATTAGGAGAAAATGTAGCGAAGTTAAGAACTGATCTTATGAAAGAACAGCTCGCCACTTTTCGCTCCCAGCTCGAAGAATTTGCCCGCAAGCACAAGGTTATTAATATTTCCAgcgatatttttttttcttatccaattggtttgattttgatgataTGTCTGAATTTCATCCTTTTTAACAGTGTTATCATGCTGggaaattatgtttgatcattcACTCTAAAATGTTGAAAATATATTTGTCAAAGTTCATGATTGGAGATGAGAAATTGCAATGAAACTTGATTTGGATTGCTGCAGAATGATATCCGCAAGAACCCAAGTTTCAGGGCGCAATTCCACGAGATGTGTGCTAAAGTTGGAGTGGATCCACTGGCCT
The genomic region above belongs to Manihot esculenta cultivar AM560-2 chromosome 3, M.esculenta_v8, whole genome shotgun sequence and contains:
- the LOC110608347 gene encoding probable folate-biopterin transporter 4 isoform X1, producing MIGWLKQLRNAFGASFLWLICLIYFTQGFRSFVWTAVSYHLKDRLKLSPSASQFVSSVAFFPWSIKPLYGILSDCFPIKGRKRIPYLVIATVLSLVPWPVLGLNAFFRSSRWHISVLLTVQNLGSAMADVVVDAMIAEAVRFEMASFAGDLQSISWLSMALGGICGSLLGGYALTNIQIETIFLLFSVLPAIQLLSCGLVKENHIGSKGLAEFDNSVSSSHKEKENAIILDEDRFSLKKSNRSASRRKNSQKHKTRRTAISAKSQISDKESYLALNWLHSLKAATYSLIEAFRQPIILRPMTWFFLAHITVPNLSTVMFYYQTEYLNLNASFLGTVRVVGWLGLMLGTFAYNRYLKSMKLRKILLSAHIGLSLMSVLDMILVSRISLAYGISDKIMVLCGSALADAINQFKLMPFLILSGQLCPPGIEGTLFALFMSINNLGSTLGSFAGAALASFLNLSSGSFDNLLLGIAIQVFCTYIPVVLLFLIPKHATGIST
- the LOC110608347 gene encoding probable folate-biopterin transporter 4 isoform X2, encoding MSYFTLLFIGLFFFHVFCRILSDCFPIKGRKRIPYLVIATVLSLVPWPVLGLNAFFRSSRWHISVLLTVQNLGSAMADVVVDAMIAEAVRFEMASFAGDLQSISWLSMALGGICGSLLGGYALTNIQIETIFLLFSVLPAIQLLSCGLVKENHIGSKGLAEFDNSVSSSHKEKENAIILDEDRFSLKKSNRSASRRKNSQKHKTRRTAISAKSQISDKESYLALNWLHSLKAATYSLIEAFRQPIILRPMTWFFLAHITVPNLSTVMFYYQTEYLNLNASFLGTVRVVGWLGLMLGTFAYNRYLKSMKLRKILLSAHIGLSLMSVLDMILVSRISLAYGISDKIMVLCGSALADAINQFKLMPFLILSGQLCPPGIEGTLFALFMSINNLGSTLGSFAGAALASFLNLSSGSFDNLLLGIAIQVFCTYIPVVLLFLIPKHATGIST